The Pseudomonas alkylphenolica genomic sequence ATCACGTGGTCGATGGAGATCAGGCGAGCGCGCTCCAGGGCGCGCTCGAGCACGGCCATGTCGAACTGCTTCTCTTCATGGTCAACGCGGTGACGCTTGGCACAGGTAGTCGGGTTCACCGAAATCACGCCGCAGTACTCGGGCATGTGCTTGGCGAACTCGGCAGTGCCGATCTGGTTGGCCTGGTCGATGATGTCCTGCTTGTGGCTGGCCAGCAGCGGGCGCAGCACCAGCTTCTCGGTGGCCGAGTCGATCACTGCCAGGTTCGGCAGGGTCTGGCTCGACACCTGGGAGATCGCTTCGCCGGTGACCAGCGCATCGATCTCGAGACGGTCGGCAATATTGGTCGCCGCGCGCAGCATCATGCGCTTGAGGGTCACCCCCATGTAGCTGTTGTCGACCTTGCCGAGAATCTCGCCGACCACTTCTTCGAACGGCACGCTGACGAACAGCACGCGCTGGCTGCTGCCGTATTTCTTCCACAGGAAGTGGGCGACTTCCATCACCCCCAGCTCGTGGGCACGGCCGCCAAGGTTGAAGAAGCAGAAGTGGGTCATCAGGCCGCGGCGCATCATCTGGTAGGCCGCCACGGTGGAGTCGAAACCACCGGACATCAGCACCAGGGTCTGCTCCAGCGCGCCCAGCGGGTAGCCGCCGATGCCCTTGTGCTGGTTGTGGATCACGTACAGACGCTTGTCACGCACTTCGATGCGCACTTCGACCTCGGGGTTGCGCAGGTCGATACCGGCGGCACCGCACTGCTGACGCAGCTGGCTGCCGACATAACGGTCGACGTCCATCGAAGTGAAGTCGTGGTGGCCGCCACGCTTGCAGCGTACGGCGAAGCGCTTGCCGGCCAGCAGGTGACCGAAGTGCGCCTTGCACTTGGCAACGATATCGTCGAAGTCACCCAGCGGGTACTCATCGACCTGCAGGAAGTGGGCAATGCCCGGCATGCAGGTCAGACGCTCGGTCATCTCGCGCAGGACTTTCTCGTCCTCGATGTGGGTGACCACCTCGAGGTTGTCCCAGACACCGTTGACCGCGAGCGCAGGATCGAGGTCCTTGAGCACGGTACGGATGTTGCGGCCCAGTTGACGGATGAAGCGCTTGCGAACCGGGCGGCTCTTGATGGTGATCTCTGGGAAGACTTTTACGATTAGTTTCATGAAAAACTGTGCGCGAGCTGCCGACTAAAAAAGTGGGGCGCGGATTATAGCGGAAATTGCTCAAGGTTTAACCAATTAATCTACAGAAGGTTTTCCGCGCACCAAAATGAGGCGTGCCACTTCATTTACGCCTCTTAAGAGTGCAGAAAACTGCCCGAATTTCAGCCCGGCACCCCTGAAATGCTTGGCAATCGGGCAAAAAATCCAAACCGGGGCACTGGCATGCAATTTGCTCCCTTGTGATGCAGGTTGCCTTGGCCGACTATTCGCGCCCGGCATCACCCAAATTCCAGGGCTGCACAGGCTAGCTCTACCCCACCCGGAGGACACTATGTCGAAGTCGGTTCAACTCATCAAAGATCATGACGTTAAATGGATTGATCTGCGCTTCACTGACACCAAGGGCGTACAGCACCACGTGACCATGCCGGCCCGTGATGCGCTGGAGGAAGACTTCTTCGAAGTCGGCAAGATGTTCGACGGTTCCTCCATCGCTGGCTGGAAAGGCATCGAAGCCTCGGACATGATCCTGATGCCGGTCGACGAGACCGCCGTGCTGGACCCGTTCACCGAAGAGCCGACCCTGATCCTGACCTGCGACATCGTCGACCCTTCGAGCATGCAGGGTTACGACCGTGACCCGCGCGCGATCGCCAAGCGTGCCGAAGAGTACCTCAAGAGCACCGGCATCGGTGACACCGTGTTCGCCGGTCCAGAGCCTGAGTTCTTCATCTTCGACGAAGTGAAGTTCAAGTCGGACATTTCCGGCTCGATGTTCAAGATCTTCTCCGAGCAAGGCTCGTGGATGTCCGACCAGGACGTTGAAGGCGGCAACAAAGGCCACCGTCCAGGCGTCAAAGGTGGCTACTTCCCGGTTCCGCCGTTCGACCACGACCACGAAATCCGTACTGCCATGTGCAACGCACTGGAAGAAATGGGTCAGACCGTCGAAGTTCACCACCACGAAGTGGCGACTGCCGGCCAGAACGAAATCGGCGTCAAGTTCAACACCCTGGTGAAGAAAGCTGACGAAGTCATGGCCTTGAAATACGTCGTGCACAACGTTGCCGACGCTTATGGCCGCACTGCCACCTTCATGCCGAAGCCACTGTACGGCGACAACGGCTCGGGCATGCACGTTCACATGTCGATCTGGAAAGAAGGCAAGAACACCTTCGCAGGCGAAGGCTATGCCGGTCTGTCCGACACTGCCCTGTACTTCATCGGCGGTATCATCAAGCACGGTAAGGCCCTGAACGGCTTCACCAACCCGTCGACCAACTCCTACAAGCGTCTGGTGCCAGGCTTCGAAGCTCCGGTAATGCTGGCCTACTCGGCTCGCAACCGTTCCGCTTCGATCCGTATCCCTTACGTTTCCAGCCCGAAAGCCCGCCGTATCGAAGCGCGCTTCCCGGACCCGTCGGCCAACCCGTACCTGGCCTTCGCCGCACTGCTGATGGCCGGTCTGGACGGTATCCAGAACAAGATCCACCCAGGCGATGCCGCCGACAAGAACCTGTACGACCTGCCGCCTGAAGAGGCCAAGGACATTCCGCAGGTTTGCGGTAGCCTGAAGGAAGCCCTGGAAGAGCTGGACAAGGGCCGTGCGTTCCTGACCAAAGGCGGCGTGTTCTCCGACGACTTCATCGATGCCTTCATCGAGCTGAAGAGCGAAGAAGAGATCAAGGTCCGCACCTTCGTACACCCACTGGAATACGAGCTGTACTACAGCTGCTGATTCCGTGACGGTGTAACGCCATCAAAGAGAGGCCTCCTTCGGGAGGCCTTTTTTTTCACTCCCCCGGTGGGAGCGGGCTTGCCCCGCGAAGCGATTTGCCTAACACACCGCAATCGCGGGGCAAGCCCGCTCCCACTGCAGAACTCCTCTATGCTCTATATTGGTGCACGCAATAGCCTGCACCTAAGCGAATCAGCCCATTTTGGTTCAAGAAAACCGCCAGATCAGGGCTTTGTAGCCATATTTAGCGCAAATACAGGTCTTTATCCGGCAAATCCGCTTCTTTTCGGAGCCTTGGTTTGTTTTTTGCATTTTCTTCTCACCAGCAGACAACCAGCGCCCGCGACCCTGGCCCAGCCGGGGTCGTCATGAGCCAAAAGAGGTCACCGACGCCCCATGACCATCAGCGATGCCCTGCACCGACTGCTACTGGACAACCTGACCACTGCCACCATTCTGCTCAATGCCGAATTGCGCCTTGAGTACATGAACCCGGCAGCGGAAATGCTCCTGGCCATCAGCGGCCAGCGCAGCCATGGGCAATTCATCAGCGAGTTGTTCACCGAATCCCCTGAAGCGCTCAATTCCCTGCGCCAGGCGGTGGAACACGCGCACCCATTCACCAAGCGCGAAGCACAGCTGACCTCGCTGACCGGGCAGACCCAGACCGTCGACTATGCGGTAACGCCGATCCTCAGCAGTGGCCGGACCTTGTTGCTGCTTGAGGTCCACCCCCGCGACCGGCTGCTGCGCATCACCAAGGAAGAGGCCCAGCTGTCCAAGCAGGAAACCACCAAGCTGCTGGTGCGCGGCCTGGCCCACGAGATCAAGAACCCGCTGGGCGGGATTCGCGGCGCCGCACAGCTGCTCTCGCGGGAATTGCCCGAGGAAAGTCTCAAGGATTACACCAACGTGATCATTGAAGAGGCGGACCGCCTGCGCAACCTGGTCGATCGGATGCTCGGCTCGAACAAGCTGCCGTCGCTGGCCATGACCAACATCCACGAAGTACTCGAACGGGTCTGCAGCCTGGTCGAAGCCGAAAGCCAGGGCGGCATCACCCTGGTGCGTGATTACGACCCGAGCCTGCCGGACGTACTGATCGACCGCGAGCAGATGATCCAGGCCGTGCTCAATATCGTGCGCAACGCCATGCAGGCCATCAGCGGCCAGAACGAACTGCGCCTGGGCCGCATCAGCCTGCGCACCCGGGCCATGCGACAGTTCACCATCGGCCACACCCGCCATCGCCTGGTGGCCAAGGTCGAGATCATCGACAACGGCCCGGGTATCCCTGGCGAGCTACAGGAAACCATCTTCTACCCCATGGTCAGCGGCCGTCCGGACGGTACCGGGCTGGGCCTGGCCATTACCCAGAACATCATCAGCCAGCACCAGGGCCTGATCGAATGTGACAGCCATCCAGGCCACACCACCTTCTCGATCTTTCTGCCGCTGGAACAAGGAGCCACCGCCTCATGAGCCGAAGTGAAACCGTCTGGATCGTCGACGATGATCGCTCCATCCGCTGGGTCCTGGAAAAAGCCCTGCAACAGGAAGGCATGACCACCCAGAGTTTCGACAGTGCCGACGGCGTCATGAGCCGCCTGGCCCGGCAGCAGCCGGACGTGATCATCTCCGATATCCGCATGCCCGGGGCCAGCGGCCTGGACCTGCTGGCGCAGATTCGCGAGCAGCACCCGCGCCTGCCGGTGATCATCATGACCGCCCACTCGGACCTGGACAGCGCGGTGGCGTCCTATCAGGGCGGCGCATTCGAATACCTGCCCAAACCGTTCGACGTCGATGAGGCGGTGTCGCTGGTCAAGCGCGCCAACCAGCACGCCCAGGAGCAACAGGGCCTGGATATCGCCCCAAGCCTGACCCGTACCCCGGAAATCATCGGCGAGGCGCCGGCGATGCAGGAGGTGTTCCGCGCCATCGGTCGCCTGAGCCACTCCAACATCACCGTGCTGATCAACGGCGAGTCAGGTACCGGTAAAGAACTGGTGGCTCACGCTCTGCACCGCCACAGCCCACGGGCGGCCTCACCGTTCATCGCCCTGAACATGGCGGCAATTCCCAAGGACCTGATGGAGTCCGAGCTGTTCGGTCATGAAAAAGGCGCGTTTACCGGTGCCGCCAATCTGCGTCGCGGGCGTTTCGAACAGGCCGATGGCGGCACCCTGTTCCTCGACGAAATCGGCGATATGCCGGCCGATACCCAGACCCGTCTGCTGCGGGTACTGGCCGATGGCGAGTTCTACCGGGTCGGTGGTCATGTGCCGGTGAAAGTCGACGTGCGTATCATCGCCGCGACCCACCAGAACCTGGAAACCCTGGTGCAGGCCGGCAAGTTCCGTGAAGACCTGTTCCATCGCCTCAACGTGATCCGCATCCATATCCCGCGCCTGGCCGACCGTCGCGAGGACATCCCGACCCTGGCCCGGCACTTCCTCGGCCGCGCCGCTCAAGAGCTGGCGGTTGAACCCAAGCTGCTCAAACCCGAGACCGAAGAGTTCATGCGCAACCTGCCATGGCCCGGTAACGTGCGCCAGCTGGAGAACACCTGCCGCTGGATCACGGTAATGGCTTCGGGCCGCGAAGTGCATATCGGCGACCTGCCGCCAGAGCTGCTCAATCTGCCGCAGGACAGCACGCCGGTGACCAACTGGGAGCAGGCGCTGCGCCAATGGGCCGACCAGGCCTTGGCCCGTGGTCAAACCAGCCTGCTCGACAGCGCCGTGCCGAGCTTCGAACGGATCATGATCGAAATCGCCCTCAAGCACACCGCTGGCCGCCGTCGCGATGCCGCGGTATTGCTCGGCTGGGGGCGCAATACCCTGACGCGCAAGATCAAGGAGTTGGGGATGAAGGTCGCCGGTGGCGAAGAGGACGGCGACGACGAGGCGTGATCCGGGCGACTGGTGGGAGCGGGCTTGCCCCGCGATAGCGGTTTGTCAGCCCCATCGTATCGCGGGGCAAGCCCGCTCCCACCGCCCCCACATGCACCGAACCTGTGCCCGACGCACCGCAGCAAGGCACAAACCCCCGGTAAAACCCCCGTCCCAGCCCGCTAAACCCACTAATCTGCGGGCTGCAATAAAACTGGCACACACCCTGCATTAGTATCAGTACTTCCAGTTTTGGGGGCCTTGGTACAGGCAGGCCGGGGATTCCCCTCTTTTATTCGTGCAGTCTCACCTGCACACGCCAGCGCCCCTCATCCTCTGCACCGGCCCAGTTGCCGTGCAGAGGACGGGCCGCGACCAGGGTCACCAGCAACCCGCCATCACTTTTCTGCACCCGCCAACTGACCGGTTTGCCCTGCTGGCGCAACTGACCCCGGGCAACCTTGCCTTCAGCCTCGAACAGTAAGGCCAGGGTGCCATCGACTTCTTCGCCGTGCAGCTTGGGTTCTTCGTTGAACCACAGGTCCAGCCCACCCTCGACCACCTGCACCTGCTCCAGCACCCGCGGCTCGGGCGCGGTCAACCGGCCGATCATCAAGCCCACCAACATGCCGAAAATCGCCAGGGAAAACAGCACGCGCGGCCATTGCTGCGAACGCGGGTCCGGTTCAGGAGTAGAATGCTCGCCATCTTTATGCTCGGAGCCGTGCATGTTTCACGTCATCCTCTTTCAACCAGAGATTCCGCCGAATACTGGCAATATTATAAGGCTGTGCGCCAACAGCGGCTGTCACTTGCACCTGATCGAGCCGATCGGCTTCGAGCTGGACGACAAGCGTCTGCGCCGCGCCGGGCTGGACTACCACGAGTATGCCACCCTCAAGCGCCACGCCGACCTGCCCAGCTGCCTGGAAAGCCTCGGCCAGCCGCGCCTGTTCGCCTTCACCACCAAGGCCTCGCACCCCTACCACGAGACGGCATTCCAGCCTGGCGACGCCTTCCTGTTCGGTCCGGAAAGCCGTGGCCTGCCTGCCGAGGTGCTGGACAGCCTGCCCGCCGAGCAGCGCCTGCGCCTGCCGATGCGGCCGGGATGCCGAAGCCTGAACCTGTCCAATACCGTGGCAGTGACGGTGTATGAGGCCTGGCGCCAGCAAGGTTTTGCCTGAATGCTATCGCGGGGCAAGCCCGCTCCCACAGAGGTTAACTGAACACTGTGGGAGCGGGCTTGCCCCGCGAAAGAGCCCAAGAAAAAAGCGCCCATCAGGGCGCTTTTTCGCTACATCGCAACAGGCTTATTGCAGCGAAGGGGCTTCGCCAGCTTCCTGCATGCGTTGCATTTCCTGGGCGTACAGGGCGTCGAAGTTGACTGGCGACAGCATCAGCGCCGGGAACGAACCACGGGTCACCAGGCTGTCCAGTGCTTCGCGCGCGTACGGGAACAGGATGTTCGGGCAGAACGCACCCAGAGTGTGGCTCATCGAAGCCGCATCGAGATTCTTGATCAGGAAGATACCGGCCTGCTGGACTTCAGCGATGAAGGCCACTTCGTCAGCGTTCTTGACGGTTACCGACAGGGTCAGTACGACTTCGTGGAAATCGCCTTCCAGACCTTTCTGCTTGGTGTTCAGGTCCAGGGCAACACTCGGCTCCCACTGCTGACGGAAGATCGCCGGGCTTTTCGGCGCTTCGAACGACAGGTCACGCACATAGATGCGCTGCAGGGAGAATTGCGGGGTGCTTTCGTCGGCTGCTGCTGCGTCGTTGTTCTGTTGATCAGTCATGACAGATCCTTCTTTCCAGGGTCTTTAATAGGGGTTCTGGTTCAGGCCTTGAGCAAGCCGTCGAGTTTACCGGCGCGCTCAAGGGCATACAGGTCGTCGCAACCGCCGACGTGGGTACTGCCGATCCAGATCTGCGGCACCGAGGTACGGCCGGCCTTCTGGCTCATTTCGGCGCGCACCTGCGGCTTGCCATCGACCTTGATCTCTTCGAAGGCCACACCTTTGCTCTGCAGCAGGCGCTTGGCCTGCGAGCAATAAGGGCAGTAATCGCTGGAATAGACGATGACGTCGCTCATTTCACTTCACCAATGGCAGGTTGTCGGCTTTCCAGCTCGACACACCGCCAGACAGCTTGGCAGCGGTGAAACCGGCTTTGAGCAGTTCGCGGGCGGTGGTGCCAGCGTGCTGGCCCATGGCGTCGACGACGATCAGGGTCTTGTTGGCCTTGTGCTTTTCCAGCTCGCCGATACGCGCGGCGAACTTGTCCTGCGGAATGTTCAGGGCACCGACGATATGGCCAGCGGCGTAATCCTTGGTCGAACGAATGTCGATCACCAGGCCTTTATCGCTGTTGACCAGCGCGGTCAGCTCGCCAGTGCTCAGGCTGCGTCCGCCTTTGCGCGCTTCGGTGATGATCAGCAGCACCAGCAGAACGACGAAGATACCAACCAGCAGATAGTGATTTGTTGCGAATTCAATCAGGTGAGCAACCATCGGAGGGTGTTCCAGGCCATTAAAAATGTTGGCCAGTATACACAGCCCCCAAGGTCGGCCAAAGCCCGCCCGACCGGCTTGTCGGCAGTAATTCTCAGCTAACCCCTGCAGTCCGTCGGCCAGCAGCCGGTGGCGAACAAGGTTAATTCGTCATTCATGGCCAATTTGCCCTAAAATGCGTGTCTTTATCATCTGAACAACCGTGAGTGGGATTGATGACGAGCACGCCAAAACCTTTGGTCCTGATCATCCTGGATGGTTTCGGTCACAGCGAAAGCCACGAATACAACGCCATCTATTCGGCCAACACGCCGGTCTACGATCGCCTGCGCGCTACCCAGCCGCACGGCTTGATCTCCGGCTCCGGCATGGACGTCGGTTTGCCTGACGGACAGATGGGCAACTCCGAGGTCGGCCACATGAACCTCGGTGCCGGTCGCGT encodes the following:
- the ntrC gene encoding nitrogen regulation protein NR(I) — encoded protein: MSRSETVWIVDDDRSIRWVLEKALQQEGMTTQSFDSADGVMSRLARQQPDVIISDIRMPGASGLDLLAQIREQHPRLPVIIMTAHSDLDSAVASYQGGAFEYLPKPFDVDEAVSLVKRANQHAQEQQGLDIAPSLTRTPEIIGEAPAMQEVFRAIGRLSHSNITVLINGESGTGKELVAHALHRHSPRAASPFIALNMAAIPKDLMESELFGHEKGAFTGAANLRRGRFEQADGGTLFLDEIGDMPADTQTRLLRVLADGEFYRVGGHVPVKVDVRIIAATHQNLETLVQAGKFREDLFHRLNVIRIHIPRLADRREDIPTLARHFLGRAAQELAVEPKLLKPETEEFMRNLPWPGNVRQLENTCRWITVMASGREVHIGDLPPELLNLPQDSTPVTNWEQALRQWADQALARGQTSLLDSAVPSFERIMIEIALKHTAGRRRDAAVLLGWGRNTLTRKIKELGMKVAGGEEDGDDEA
- the grxC gene encoding glutaredoxin 3, which codes for MSDVIVYSSDYCPYCSQAKRLLQSKGVAFEEIKVDGKPQVRAEMSQKAGRTSVPQIWIGSTHVGGCDDLYALERAGKLDGLLKA
- the glnL gene encoding nitrogen regulation protein NR(II) is translated as MTISDALHRLLLDNLTTATILLNAELRLEYMNPAAEMLLAISGQRSHGQFISELFTESPEALNSLRQAVEHAHPFTKREAQLTSLTGQTQTVDYAVTPILSSGRTLLLLEVHPRDRLLRITKEEAQLSKQETTKLLVRGLAHEIKNPLGGIRGAAQLLSRELPEESLKDYTNVIIEEADRLRNLVDRMLGSNKLPSLAMTNIHEVLERVCSLVEAESQGGITLVRDYDPSLPDVLIDREQMIQAVLNIVRNAMQAISGQNELRLGRISLRTRAMRQFTIGHTRHRLVAKVEIIDNGPGIPGELQETIFYPMVSGRPDGTGLGLAITQNIISQHQGLIECDSHPGHTTFSIFLPLEQGATAS
- a CDS encoding tRNA (cytidine(34)-2'-O)-methyltransferase; the encoded protein is MFHVILFQPEIPPNTGNIIRLCANSGCHLHLIEPIGFELDDKRLRRAGLDYHEYATLKRHADLPSCLESLGQPRLFAFTTKASHPYHETAFQPGDAFLFGPESRGLPAEVLDSLPAEQRLRLPMRPGCRSLNLSNTVAVTVYEAWRQQGFA
- the thiI gene encoding tRNA uracil 4-sulfurtransferase ThiI, encoding MKLIVKVFPEITIKSRPVRKRFIRQLGRNIRTVLKDLDPALAVNGVWDNLEVVTHIEDEKVLREMTERLTCMPGIAHFLQVDEYPLGDFDDIVAKCKAHFGHLLAGKRFAVRCKRGGHHDFTSMDVDRYVGSQLRQQCGAAGIDLRNPEVEVRIEVRDKRLYVIHNQHKGIGGYPLGALEQTLVLMSGGFDSTVAAYQMMRRGLMTHFCFFNLGGRAHELGVMEVAHFLWKKYGSSQRVLFVSVPFEEVVGEILGKVDNSYMGVTLKRMMLRAATNIADRLEIDALVTGEAISQVSSQTLPNLAVIDSATEKLVLRPLLASHKQDIIDQANQIGTAEFAKHMPEYCGVISVNPTTCAKRHRVDHEEKQFDMAVLERALERARLISIDHVIDELSQDIQIEEVSQALAGQVVIDIRHPDAQEDQPLELDGIEVKALPFYALNSRFKELDATRQYLLYCDKGVMSRLHAHHLLSEGHANVRVYRPT
- the glnA gene encoding type I glutamate--ammonia ligase, with product MSKSVQLIKDHDVKWIDLRFTDTKGVQHHVTMPARDALEEDFFEVGKMFDGSSIAGWKGIEASDMILMPVDETAVLDPFTEEPTLILTCDIVDPSSMQGYDRDPRAIAKRAEEYLKSTGIGDTVFAGPEPEFFIFDEVKFKSDISGSMFKIFSEQGSWMSDQDVEGGNKGHRPGVKGGYFPVPPFDHDHEIRTAMCNALEEMGQTVEVHHHEVATAGQNEIGVKFNTLVKKADEVMALKYVVHNVADAYGRTATFMPKPLYGDNGSGMHVHMSIWKEGKNTFAGEGYAGLSDTALYFIGGIIKHGKALNGFTNPSTNSYKRLVPGFEAPVMLAYSARNRSASIRIPYVSSPKARRIEARFPDPSANPYLAFAALLMAGLDGIQNKIHPGDAADKNLYDLPPEEAKDIPQVCGSLKEALEELDKGRAFLTKGGVFSDDFIDAFIELKSEEEIKVRTFVHPLEYELYYSC
- a CDS encoding rhodanese-like domain-containing protein, producing MVAHLIEFATNHYLLVGIFVVLLVLLIITEARKGGRSLSTGELTALVNSDKGLVIDIRSTKDYAAGHIVGALNIPQDKFAARIGELEKHKANKTLIVVDAMGQHAGTTARELLKAGFTAAKLSGGVSSWKADNLPLVK
- the secB gene encoding protein-export chaperone SecB, which gives rise to MTDQQNNDAAAADESTPQFSLQRIYVRDLSFEAPKSPAIFRQQWEPSVALDLNTKQKGLEGDFHEVVLTLSVTVKNADEVAFIAEVQQAGIFLIKNLDAASMSHTLGAFCPNILFPYAREALDSLVTRGSFPALMLSPVNFDALYAQEMQRMQEAGEAPSLQ